A stretch of Pseudoclavibacter chungangensis DNA encodes these proteins:
- a CDS encoding sensor histidine kinase, which translates to MVGDAPLLDPLPRRPRIVRWFAARPRIGDVLVILVCTVPALVALVLAPPAYAWLGYVCTAGVAVAFWWRRSHPVVVLLIVVALAALNPISSQGTSVAMLETVFGVYAVASLTRLRTAILAYLAGEATILATAGLAVLLGLRDVLPFVLLQPTALAALALGLAVRASRARRAAVEAMIVMREERAAAAERARITAEMHDVVAHSVTVMIALAGGARTGWERHPERARSALEQLGVVGARTVDEMQRILRLLREPDGPDIAGIAASGHDVPSLASLVEEFRTAGLPVVLDEDATAGADEPALRTTVYRIVQESLTNALRYARGATRVAVRVATDGDRLVVTVTDDGVADPSAGSLGAGVGLCAMRERAAAFDGTLEAGPVASGERAPAAGWRVRATLPQRQAEHA; encoded by the coding sequence ATGGTCGGCGATGCGCCGCTGCTCGATCCGCTTCCGCGGCGTCCGCGGATCGTGCGCTGGTTCGCGGCGCGTCCGCGCATCGGCGACGTGCTCGTGATCCTCGTCTGCACGGTGCCGGCGCTCGTCGCGCTCGTGCTGGCGCCACCGGCGTACGCGTGGCTCGGCTACGTGTGCACGGCGGGGGTGGCCGTCGCGTTCTGGTGGCGGCGATCCCACCCGGTCGTGGTCCTGCTGATCGTCGTGGCGCTCGCCGCGCTCAACCCCATCTCGAGCCAGGGCACGTCGGTGGCGATGCTGGAGACGGTGTTCGGCGTCTACGCCGTCGCGTCGCTGACCAGGTTGCGCACCGCGATCCTCGCCTACCTCGCCGGCGAGGCGACGATCCTCGCGACGGCCGGCCTCGCGGTCCTGCTCGGGCTGCGCGACGTGCTCCCGTTCGTGCTGTTGCAGCCGACCGCGCTCGCGGCGCTCGCGCTCGGCCTCGCCGTGCGGGCGAGCAGGGCGCGGCGGGCCGCGGTCGAGGCGATGATCGTCATGCGCGAGGAACGCGCCGCGGCGGCCGAGCGGGCACGCATCACGGCCGAGATGCACGATGTCGTCGCACACTCGGTCACGGTCATGATCGCGCTCGCGGGCGGGGCCCGCACCGGGTGGGAACGTCATCCCGAGCGCGCGCGCAGCGCCCTCGAACAGCTCGGCGTCGTCGGTGCCCGCACGGTCGACGAGATGCAGCGCATCCTCCGCCTGCTTCGCGAGCCGGATGGGCCGGATATCGCGGGTATCGCGGCGTCCGGCCACGACGTGCCGTCGCTCGCCTCGCTCGTCGAAGAGTTCCGGACGGCGGGACTCCCCGTCGTCCTCGACGAGGACGCCACGGCCGGCGCCGATGAACCCGCGCTCCGCACGACGGTCTACCGCATCGTGCAGGAGTCCCTCACGAACGCGCTCCGCTACGCGCGCGGCGCGACGCGCGTCGCCGTGCGGGTCGCGACGGACGGCGATCGGCTCGTCGTGACCGTCACCGACGACGGTGTCGCCGACCCGTCGGCGGGCTCGCTCGGGGCGGGCGTCGGACTGTGTGCCATGCGCGAGCGGGCCGCGGCGTTCGACGGGACGCTCGAAGCGGGCCCCGTCGCGTCCGGTGAGCGTGCACCGGCCGCGGGGTGGCGGGTGCGCGCCACGCTGCCGCAGCGTCAGGCCGAGCACGCATGA
- a CDS encoding ABC transporter ATP-binding protein: protein MHTTSDPETRRPDAPGTTWLLRAERIGKHYGHTTALRDASLTLQPGEAVAITGPSGSGKSTLLHALAGIIAVDTGDIVVRRPDGSGVEDLATLADAERSAFRLHRFGFVFQQGLLVPELTAGENVALPLLLAGSSRAQALQRADAELARLDLAGLGERRPGQLSGGQAQRVAIARALVTGPTIVFADEPTGALDSRTAEDVLDALLATVDGDARALVIVTHDERVAARCDRVVHLLDGRIVDAR, encoded by the coding sequence ATGCACACGACAAGCGACCCCGAGACCCGCCGACCTGACGCCCCGGGAACCACCTGGCTGCTCCGGGCCGAACGGATCGGCAAGCACTACGGGCACACCACGGCACTGCGTGACGCGTCGCTCACCCTGCAACCGGGCGAAGCGGTCGCGATCACCGGGCCCAGCGGATCGGGGAAGTCCACGCTGCTCCACGCCCTCGCGGGCATCATCGCCGTCGATACCGGCGACATCGTCGTGCGGCGCCCCGACGGCAGCGGCGTCGAGGACCTCGCGACGCTCGCCGACGCCGAACGCTCGGCGTTCCGCCTGCACCGATTCGGCTTCGTGTTCCAGCAGGGCCTGCTCGTCCCCGAGCTCACGGCGGGCGAGAACGTCGCGCTCCCGCTCCTGCTCGCGGGCAGCTCCCGCGCGCAGGCGCTGCAGCGGGCGGACGCGGAACTGGCCCGGCTCGACCTGGCGGGCCTCGGCGAGCGCCGCCCCGGCCAGCTCTCCGGCGGCCAGGCGCAGCGGGTCGCGATCGCCCGCGCGCTCGTCACCGGCCCCACGATCGTGTTCGCCGACGAACCCACGGGCGCGCTCGACTCGCGGACCGCCGAGGATGTGCTCGACGCGCTGCTCGCGACCGTCGACGGCGACGCCCGTGCCCTCGTGATCGTCACCCACGACGAGCGGGTGGCAGCGCGCTGCGACCGCGTCGTGCACCTGCTCGACGGCCGGATCGTGGACGCACGATGA
- a CDS encoding FtsX-like permease family protein, which produces MNASPALLLALPRGSWSILTWLQVLASAVSTLLAVAVAMLAIAYGTVPTDEPGYAVLSVALAGLSIVPLVTLSSASAGLTARSRDDRLATLRLLGASAARVRRIAVTEVTVLAAIGVVIGSAVSTALPVLLSALTVHGQPLRAAELWLPWWLAASLPPFLVAVAAVSGLVGLRRVVLSPLGVRTRPEAPRMSPLRVVAALVVLAGAVVVTRTVSDSWGVVAVVGALALTMIAVMSVLGLVGPFVVSRLAAARARRTSDPARLIAVRGVADDPRAAWRQVSALAPAAFVLVPAGSMLGYLEVIGASDSRAIMTTDQLLLFADARTMVIALVAVTFLVVACQIAITQTATVIERRELSVALDRIGMPRREIDRARRSRVLMPANVAVIGSALAAALIATPVVLMALVTAPLFIAAIVVVLAPDRGE; this is translated from the coding sequence ATGAACGCCTCGCCCGCCCTGTTGCTCGCCCTCCCGCGTGGCTCGTGGTCGATCCTCACGTGGTTGCAGGTCCTCGCGTCGGCGGTTTCGACGCTGCTCGCCGTCGCCGTCGCGATGCTCGCCATCGCCTACGGAACGGTCCCGACGGACGAGCCGGGGTACGCGGTCCTGTCCGTCGCGCTCGCCGGCCTGTCGATCGTCCCGCTCGTCACGCTGAGCTCGGCGAGCGCGGGCCTCACCGCCCGCAGCCGGGACGACCGACTCGCGACGCTGCGCCTCCTCGGCGCGAGCGCCGCGCGCGTGCGACGGATCGCGGTGACCGAGGTGACCGTTCTCGCGGCCATCGGCGTCGTCATCGGATCCGCCGTGTCGACGGCGCTCCCCGTCCTGCTCAGCGCGCTCACCGTCCACGGGCAGCCGCTCCGGGCCGCCGAGCTGTGGCTGCCGTGGTGGCTCGCCGCGTCCCTGCCACCGTTCCTCGTGGCGGTCGCGGCGGTGAGCGGCCTCGTCGGTCTGCGTCGCGTCGTGCTCTCGCCACTCGGCGTCCGCACACGGCCGGAGGCGCCGCGCATGAGCCCCCTCCGCGTGGTGGCCGCGCTCGTGGTGCTGGCGGGCGCCGTCGTCGTCACGCGCACCGTCTCGGACAGCTGGGGCGTCGTCGCGGTCGTCGGCGCGCTCGCCCTGACGATGATCGCGGTCATGTCGGTGCTCGGCCTCGTCGGCCCGTTCGTCGTGTCGCGGCTCGCGGCGGCCCGCGCCCGACGCACGTCCGACCCGGCGCGACTGATCGCTGTACGAGGCGTCGCCGACGATCCGCGCGCCGCGTGGCGGCAGGTGTCGGCACTCGCACCGGCGGCGTTCGTCCTCGTTCCCGCAGGCAGCATGCTCGGCTATCTCGAGGTCATCGGCGCGAGCGACAGCCGCGCGATCATGACGACCGATCAGCTCCTGCTGTTCGCCGACGCCCGCACCATGGTGATCGCCCTCGTCGCCGTGACGTTCCTCGTCGTCGCGTGCCAGATCGCGATCACCCAGACGGCCACCGTCATCGAACGCCGCGAGCTGTCCGTCGCGTTGGACCGGATCGGGATGCCCCGCCGCGAGATCGACCGCGCCCGGCGCTCGCGCGTGCTGATGCCCGCGAACGTCGCCGTGATCGGTTCGGCACTCGCGGCAGCGCTCATCGCGACGCCGGTCGTTCTGATGGCGCTCGTCACGGCGCCACTGTTCATCGCGGCGATCGTCGTCGTCCTCGCGCCCGACCGCGGCGAATAG